In Salvia splendens isolate huo1 unplaced genomic scaffold, SspV2 ctg393, whole genome shotgun sequence, a single window of DNA contains:
- the LOC121790033 gene encoding phosphoenolpyruvate/phosphate translocator 1, chloroplastic-like, whose translation MQGAAGLVLRPLPSLSANPRRISSRFNPIYLPSSQKLILRNHQTSSFASASFSCRKLTINFGSSKGKSDGIIARATEDAFESPKSKSFADTLVLGLLFALWGNFNVYFNIYNKQVLKAFHYPVTISLVQFGFGTIVVALMWAFNLYKRPKISGAQLAAILPLAVVHTLGNLFTNMSLGKVSVSFTHTVKAMEPFFSVILSSMFLGEPPTIWVVSSLVPVVGGVALASMTEVSFNWAGFWSAMASNLSNQSRNVLSKKVMVKKEESIDNITLFSIITVMSFVLNIPIALLMEGVKFTPSYLQASGLNVNEIYTRSLLAALCFHAYQQVAYMLLQRVSPVTHSVANCVKRVVVIVSSVLFFRTPVLPVNALGTAIALAGVFLYSRVNSIKPKPKTA comes from the exons ATGCAGGGCGCCGCGGGTTTAGTTTTACGTCCATTGCCTTCACTCTCCGCCAATCCCCGGAGGATCTCCTCTAGATTCAATCCCATCTATCTCCCATCCTCGCAGAAATTGATCCTCCGAAATCACCAGACTTCGTCGTTTGCGTCAGCTTCTTTTTCGTGCCGGAAATTGACCATCAATTTTGGTAGTTCCAAGGGAAAATCAGATGGCATCATAGCTAGGGCAACCGAGGATGCCTTCGAGAGCCCCAAATCGAAGAGCTTTGCCGACACGTTGGTGCTCGGGTTGCTCTTCGCGCTTTGGGGCAATTTTAATGTTTACTTCAATATCTATAACAAGCAG GTTCTCAAAGCTTTTCATTACCCGGTTACGATCAGTCTGGTTCAATTTGGATTTGGGACTATTGTTGTTGCTTTGATGTGGGCATTCAATCTCTACAAGCGGCCTAAAATCAGTGGAGCGCAG CTAGCTGCAATTCTTCCATTAGCAGTGGTGCATACCTTAGGCAACCTCTTCACGAATATGAGTCTTGGAAAAGTTTCTGTCTCTTTCACTCACACGGTTAAAGCTATGGAGCCTTTCTTCTCTGTTATCCTGTCTTCCATGTTTCTTGGGGAG CCTCCTACGATTTGGGTGGTTTCGTCCCTTGTTCCAGTCGTTGGTGGAGTTGCTTTGGCATCAATGACTGAGGTCTCCTTTAACTG GGCGGGTTTCTGGAGTGCCATGGCTTCAAATTTATCAAATCAATCCCGCAATGTGCTTAGCAAAAAAGTGATGGTTAAGAAAGAG GAATCCATCGATAACATAACTCTTTTCTCAATAATTACTGTCATGTCCTTCGTCTTGAATATACCTATTGCACTCTTAATGGAGGGTGTCAAGTTCACGCCTTCGTACCTTCAGGCTTCT GGGTTGAATGTTAATGAAATCTATACTAGGTCCCTCTTGGCAGCTCTCTGCTTTCACGCATATCAGCAG GTTGCTTACATGTTATTGCAGCGCGTTTCGCCTGTCACCCACTCCGTTGCCAATTGTGTCAAGCGGGTGGTGGTTATTGTGTCGTCTGTACTCTTCTTCCGTACACCAGTTTTGCCCGTTAATGCTCTAG GTACTGCCATAGCTCTTGCTGGAGTTTTCCTTTACTCTAGAGTAAATAGCATTAAGCCcaagccaaaaactgcttga